The nucleotide sequence GCTACGTGCTCGACGACGCCGAGGTGTCGGCGGTGGTCACCCCGGCCTCCTTCAAGGGCTTCGACCACCTGGCGATGTTCCGCGACCTGGCCCGAGACCGGCCGTCGCTGCACACCCTGCTCGTCGTGCGTGCCGACGTGCAGCCGGCGGAGCCTGCGGTCACCCTCGACGCGGTCACCGCGGACGTCGACCCGGCGGAGGCGCTGGCCTCCCTCGGCACGCCGGTCACCGCGGACGACCCGTTCGTGATCGTGTACACCTCCGGAACGACCGCGCGGCCGAAGGGCTGCGTCCACACCTTCAACACCTACGCCGCCGGTGCGCGGATGCTCAACGAGGCCTTCGCGGTGACCGCCTCGGACGTCGGGTTCAGCCCGTCGCCGATCACCCACACCACCGGCCTGGTCACCGGTGTCCTCATGCCGCTGCTCGCGGGTGGGGCCACGCACGTGATGGCCGAGTGGGAACCCTGCCGGGGCCTCGAGGAGATCGCGCGGCACCGCTGTTCGCTCAGCGTCACTGCCACGACGTTCCTCCAGATGGCGCTGTCGGCCTTCGACCCCGCCGAGCACGACGCATCCAGCCTGCGGGTGTGGGTCTGCGCGGGGGCACCGATCCCCGGCTCGGTCGTCGAGCGCGCCCGCGCGCTCCTGCCCTCGGCGAAGATCCTCAGCCTCTACGGGCGCAGCGAGAACCTCACCACCACGGCCTGCACCGTCGATGACGATCCCGAACGGTCGCTCACCTCGGACGGCGCCTCCCTCCCGCACGCCGCCGTCCGCGTCGTCGACGAGACCGGGGCGGAGCTGCCCACCGGCGAGGAGGGCGACATCGCCTACCGGGGCCCCAACCACATGCTGGGGTACCTCGGTCTCCCGCGGGAGACCGCCGAGCTGTACACACCGGACGGCTTCTCCCGCTCGGGCGATCTCGGCCGCAGCGACGCCGACGGCTACGTCCGGGTCACCGGCCGGACGAAGGACATCGTGATCCGCGGAGGCATGAACATCAGCGTCAGGGAGGTCGAGGACCTGCTGGCGGAGCATCCGGCCGTCGGCGCCGCGGCCGTGGTCGGCATGCCCGACGCGCGGCTGGGTGAGCGCGTCTGCTGCTACGTGGTCCCCGCCGACCCCGCCGATCCGCCGTCGCTCGAGTCGCTGCGGAGGTACCTGCACGAACGAGGCGTCGCGGTGCAGAAGACCCCGGAGCGTGTCGAGACCGTCACGGAGCTGCCGACGACGGCGACCGGAAAGATCCAGAAGCACCTGCTCCGCAAGGACATCGCCCGCAAGTTGGAGCAGGTCCCCGCCACCTGACCCGGCCCGAGATTCCGCAGACCCGCAGAGGAACCGCAACGATGCCCTCCCCCGCCGCCCCACCCCTGGCTGGAACCGTCTTCGCTTTCCACCACGATCACGGCGTTCCGGCCCGCACCCTCACCGAGCTGCTCGGCGGCAAGGGTGCCGGGCTCGCCGAGATGACCACCGCGCTGGGCCTGCCCGTCCCGCCCGGTTTCACCATCACCGTCGACACCTGCCGCCGGTATCTCGCCGACGGCTGGCCCGCCGACCTCGACGCGCTCGTCGAGGAGCACATCGCGAGGCTCGGCGAGTCCCTGGGCAGACGGTTCGGTGACCCCGCGGACCCACTGCTGCTGGCGGTCCGCAGCGGCGCCCCGCGCTCGATGCCGGGCATGCTCGACACCGTGCTCAACCTGGGCCTCAACGACCAGACCGTCGAAGGTCTCGCCAAGGCCGCAGGCGACGAGCGGTTCGCCTGGGACTGCTACCGGCGCTTCGTCCGCATGTACGCGACGACTGTGCTGAATGCCGAGGACCTCGGCGAGGAGGCACCCGCGGACGACGTCGCCGCACTCCGGGCGGAGATCGCGCGCGTGCACGGGGTCGTCGACATCCCGCAGGATCCGCGAGCACAGTTGCGCGGCGCCGTCGAAGCGGTGTTCCGCTCGTGCGGCAGCGAGCGGGCCGCGGCCTACCAGCGGCGCGAGCGGATCCCCGGGCCGCTGGCGACGGCGGTGAACGTCCAGGCGATGGTGTTCGGCAACCGCGGGGGCGAGTCCGGGACCGGGGTGGTGTTCACCCGCGACCCCGCGACCGGCCAGGCCCGCCGCTACGGCGACTACCTGCCACGAGCGCAGGGGGAGGACGTCGTGTCCGGTGTGGCCCGCACCCAGACCATCGACACCCTGGGCACCGACCTTCCCCGGGTCTGGGCCGAGCTCGACGGCGTCCTGGATCGGCTCGAGCAGCACTACGCCGACATCTGCGACGTCGAGTTCACCGTCGAGGAAGGGCGCCTGTGGGTCCTGCAGACGCGGGTCGGCAAGCGCAGCGCGGTCGCGGCGGTGCGGGCCGCGGTGCAGATGGCCGAGGAGGCGGACAGCCCGCTGACCCGCGAGCAGGCGGTCGCCCGGGTCGACGCCGAGGTCCGCGAGACCGCGCGTCAGGCCGTCCTCGCGGCCGCCTGCGCACAGCACCGGGGCGAGGCGATCGCGACCGGGCTCGGGGCCTCACCCGGTCGGGTGAGCGGCAAGGCGGTGTTCAGCGCGGACGAGGCCGCGGACTCCGGCGACGACGAGGACATCGTGCTCATCCGGCCCGAGACCAGCCCGGAGGACGTCCCCGGGATGGCCGTCTCGGTGGGTGTGGTGACCGGGACCGGCGGGCTCGTGAGCCATGCGGCGGTCGTCGCCCGGGGCTGGGGGTTGCCCGCCGTCGTCGGTGTGGAGACGCTGCTCATCGACGGCTCCGGCGCCCGCACCGCGGACGGGAGGTACACGATCGCGCCCGGCGACCTGGTCAGCCTGGACGGCACGACCGGTGAGGTCTGGCTCGGTGGCGATCCGGCCGCAGCCGGCGGCACCGGTCTGGACGACGCGGCGGTGCTCGCCGAGCACCTGCCCGAGCTGGCGGTGCTCGAGTCCTGGACCTCCCGGACGTGAGCGGCGCAGACGTGATCCTGGGCATCGGGGACGTCGTCGACGAGGTCGCCTTCACCGTCGAGGAGGGGAAGATCCGCGAGTTCGCCCGGGCCACCGCGACCACCGACCCGATCCACACGGACGCCGGTGCGGCGCTGGCGGCCGGGTTCGCCGCGCAGCCCGCCACCCCGACGCACGTGGTCGTCAGCGGCCACCACCGGGACCAGCAGGCGATGGTGCAGCGGCTGGGGCTCGCCCTCGAGCGGGTGCTGGTGGGCGGGGTGCGGTGGCGCTACCACCGCCCCCTCATGGCGGGCGACCGCCTCCGCGGCGTCCGAAGGCTGGTCGGGGACGAGCAGGTCGGCGGCCGTCCCGGACGGTCGCCGATGCGCCGGTTGACCCTGCGGACGGCCTTCGTGGACGCAGACGGCGTGACGGCCGTGGAGTGGTGGGAGACCGTGATGGAGCGTGGCCGGTGACGACCCGAGGACCACGGCCACTCGCCGTGGGCGACGCCGTGCCGGAGCGCGAGCACGGCCCGGTGACCCAGACCGACATCGTGCGGTTCGCCGGGGCGGGCGGCGACTTCAACCCGCTGCATCACGACTCGACCTTCACCGAGAAGGCGGGCTTCGACACCGTGATCGCGATGGGCCAGATGCAGGCGGGCATGCTCGCGGGCTGGCTCACGGACTGGTGCGGGGTCGAGCACCTGCGCGAGCTGGACGTCCGTTTCCGTGCTCCGGTGCGGCTCGGCGCCGTCCTGCGGTTCACCGGTGAGGTCACCGCGCTGACCGAGCTCGACGGCGAGCCCGTCGCGGAGCTGGTCCTGCGCGCCGCGGTGGGCACCGACGAGGTCGTGCGGGGGACGGCCCTGGTCGCTCAGGCCTGACCGTCGAGCTGCGCGCGCAGGGCGCCGAGGAGGATCTTCCCGGCGTCACTGCGCGGGACCCGCTCCACCAGGGCGACCTGCCGCGGGCACTTGTGGTGTGCCAGCCGCGCCCGGCAGTAGTCGATCAGTTCCGCCGCCAGTCCGGGCGGGGGGTCACCGAGCGGCGCGACCACCGCGCGGACCTGCTCACCGAACTCGTCGTCGGCCGCGCCGTACACGGCGACGTCCGCCACGGCGGGGTGCAGCGCGAGCAGGTCCTCGACCTCACGCGGGTAGACGTTCACCCCGCCGGTGATGATCGTCTGCCCGAGCCTGCCGGTCAGGTACAGGTAACCGTCGACGTCGACGCGGCCGAGGTCACCTGCCGACCCCCAGCCCGCACTCGCCGCGGTGAGCCGCTCGGGCACCCGGGCGTCGGCCCGACCGAGCCACACCTGCCCCGTCTCCCCCACCGGCAGCGCCCTTCCCGCGGGGTCGGCGATGCACACGCCGCCGCCTTTCGGCCTGCCGACCGACCCAGGGTGGGCGAGCCACTCCTCGGGGCCGATCGACGTGCGGCCGTAGCCCTCGGAGGAGCCGTAGTACTCGTAGAGGATCGGGCCCCACCAGTCCATCATCGCCTGTTTGACCTCGGCCGGGCAGGGCGCGGCGCCGTGCACCGCCACCCGGTGCGCGCCGTGGTCGTACCGGGCCCGGGTCTCCGCGGGGAGTCGCAGCATCCGGACGAACATCGTGGGCACCCACAGGCTGTGGGTGACGCCGTGCCGCTCCATCGCCGCCAGCGAGCCCTCGGCATCGAACCGGCTGGTCACCACGACCGTGCCACCGAGTTGGTGCACGGCCTGGAGGAAGGCCATCGGCGCCGAATGGTAGGCGGGACCGGGGCTGAACAGCACCGGCGGCGACTCGCCGGGGCCCGGGAGCACGCGAAGGTCGGTCATCATCGCCGCGTAGCGCAGCGGCACGTCCTCGGGCGCCAGGCCGGGCGGTTCCTCCCGGAAGGGCTTCGGCCGCCCGGTCGTCCCCGAGCTGAAGAGCAGCCGCCCACCCATCGTCTCGGGGGCGCCCGCCGCGGTGCGCAGGGCGGCGGCGTAGTCGGGCCCGACGAGGAGCACCGGGCAGGTCGCCCCGGCCGCCCGCACGACGTCGGAACGGTGCGCGACCACGGCGGCCGGTGCGGCGTCCTCCAGCATCGGGCGCAGCTCGTCGGCGCCGAGTCCCGGATGAACGGGTGCGACCACCAGGCCGCTGCGCCAGCAGGCCCACACCACCTCCGCGAAGCGGATGTCGTTGCCCAACAGCACGAACACCGTGTCCGCCGGGCGCAGCCCGCGGTCGCGGAACCACGCGGCCAGCGCGGCGCTGCGCTCGTCCAGCTCGGCCCAGTCGAGTTGCTCTCCCGTGTCGGCGACCACGAACGCGGGACGCCGCGGCGCCGTCTCCGCATGGATTCGGGGGTACACGGACCCACCGTACATTTATGGACTGACCATTGATAAGGGCGAACGACAGCGGCTAGGCTCGTGGCCCCCGTCACAGGCGGATGGTCGCGACGATGCGGAGGACCCGATGGTCACCCAGGAGCCCGCTCCCCTCTCGGTGCACGACCGGTACGACGACGAGTCCGTCCGCCGGTTCCACGAGCGCGGCTGGTGGCAGGGCGGTTCGGCGGGCGCGCTACTCGACCGTTGGGCCGACGCCACCCCCGACCGGCGTTTCGTGTCCGACGGCACCGTCGAGCTCACCTACGCCGAGGTGCGCGCCCGCTCGGGCGGCCTCGCCTCGGCACTGCTCCACGCCGGTGTCGATCCCGGCGACCGCGTCGCGATGCAGCTGCCGAACTGGGCCGAGTTCGTCGTGGGCTACCTGGCGGTCGCCCGCCTCGGCGCCGTGCTCGTACCGATCATGACGGTCTATCGGCAGAGCGAGGTCGAGCACGTGCTGCGCGACTCCGGAGCGGTGGCCGCGATCACCACCGGCGAGTTCCGCGGGTTCGACCACGCCGAGATGTTCCGCACCCTCCGGAAGGAGATCCCGGCGCTCGGCACACTCGTCGTGGCCCGTGGGCCCGTGCAGGAGGACGAGCTGGCCTTCGACGAGGCTTGTGCGGGCGCGACCGCGGACCTCGGACCGCGTCCCGACCCGGATCTGCCCCATCTGATCGTCTACACGTCGGGGACCGAGTCGACCGCGAAGGGCTGCGTCCACACCTGGAACACGGCGGACTTCTCGGCTCGCGGCCTCGCCGTCGACGTCTTCGAGGCGCGCCCCGAGGACGTCGTGTTCATGCCGTCGCCGATCGCGCACGCGACGGGCCTGGTCGTCGGCATCCTGGTGCCGATGACGGTCGGCGCCGAGGTCCACCTGCTCGACGTGTGGGAGCCGAACGAGGGACTCCGCCGGATCGAGCGCTACGGCTGCACGGTCAGCGCCACGGCGACACCGTTCGTGCGCATGGCCCTGGACGCCCAGCGGGAGGCGCGGCGGGACCTGTCGTCGATGCGCTTTTGGCTGTGCGCCGGGGCACCGATCCCAGAAGCCCTGGCGGTCGAGTTCGACCAGGCCTTCGACGGTGGGGTGCTGATGCCGCTCTACGGTGCCACCGAGATCCTCGCGGGCACCTGCTGCCACCCCGGAGACCCCCTCGAACGGCGCGCCGGATCCGACGGCTCCGCCGCGCTCGACGGCATCGAGATCACGCTCGTCGGACCGGACGGCGAGGACGTCGCGACCGGAGCGGAGGGCGAGATCTGCTACTTCGGACCCGGCGCCGTGCTCGGCTACTGGCGCGACCCGGTGCGGACCGCCGCCGCGATCGACTCCCGCGGGCGACACCACACCGGCGACCTCGGACGGCTCGACGAGCATGGCTACCTGCGGGTGAGCGGGCGACTCAAGGACATCATCATCCGTGGCGGGACCAACATCAGTGCCGCCGAGGTGGAAGGCCATGTCGGAGCCCACCCCGCCGTCGCGCAGGTCGCGGTCGTGCCCTACCCGGACGTGCGTCTCGGCGAGAAGGCCTGCGCCGTCGTCGTCCCGGTGCCCGGGGAGCGCCCCACCCTCCACGGCCTCACGGGTTTCCTGCGTGGACGGGGGATCTCGATGCAGAAGCTGCCGGAGAAGCTGGTGCTGGTCGAGGCGCTGCCCATGACGGCCACCGGCAAGGTCCAGAAGTTCCGCCTCCGTGACCTCGCCCGGGAGAGCTGAGCGGATCAGCGACTCGTGACGGCGTGGTAGCGCCCGCGCAGCTCCGCCATCAGGATCTTGCCGGCGTCGCTGCGCGGGACCCGCTCGACGAAGTCGATCGAACGAGGGCACTTGAAGCTCGCCAGGTGATCCCGGCAGTAGGAGATCAGCGCGGCGGCCAGCTCCGGCGTCGGCTCGTAGCCCGCGGCCACCCCGACGACGCCCTTGACCTGCTCGCCGAACTCCTCCTCGGGCACTCCGATCACCGCGACGTCCGCGACCGCGGGGTGCAGGACGAGGACATCCTCGATCTCCCGTGGATAGATGTTGACCCCGCCGCTGATGATGGTCTGCCCCTTGCGGCCGGTCAGGTAGAGGTAGCCGTCGGCGTCCAGCCTGCCGAGGTCGCCGACCGCGCCCCAACCACGGGTCGAGGCGAGGTCGGCGGCGCCGTCCGCGCTGCGCACCGGCTCGTCGGCGTCCGGCTTGACGAACCACACCGTGCCGACCTCCCCGGTGGGCAGGTCGCGGCCCTCCTCGTCGGTCACGTGCAGCGCACCGCCGACCGACCGCCCGACCGAGCCGGGGTGGGCGAGCCATTCCTCGGCGGTGATCGCGGTGCGGCCGTAGCCCTCCGACGCGCCGTAGTACTCGTGAACGATCGGACCCCACCAGTCGATCAGCGCCTTCTTGACCTCCGGCGCGCACGGCGCGGCGCCGTGGACGGCGACCTGGTGGGAGCACAGGTCGTACCGCTCGCGGACCTCGTCGGGCAGCCGGAGGAGCCGGACGAACATCGTGGGCACCCACTGGCTGTGCGTGACGCGGTGGCGCTCGATCGCGGCCAGTGCGTCCTCGGCGTCGAACCGCTCCATGAGCACGACGGTCCCGCCGAGCTGGTGCACCGACTGCAGGAAGCCCAGCGGGGCCGCGTGGTAGGCCGGGCCGGTCGACAGGTACACGCAGGCACCGGGCTCGAAGCCCAGGCTCTCCATCATCTGGCCCGACCGCACCGGCACCTCCTCGGGGTGCCTGCCCGCCGGCGGCACCTCGAACGGCTTCGGCCGCCCGGTGGTGCCGGAGCTGAACAGCAGCCGACCACCCATCGTCTCCGGGAGCTCCGAGTCGGCCTGCGTACCCGCCACCGCGGCGTCGTAGCTCTCACCGACGACCAGGTACCGGGGCCCGTCGCCCGCCGCGGCCCGCAGGGTCGGCGCGAGCTCGACCGAGGTGACGACCACGCGGGGCGCGGCGTCCTCCATCAGCGGTGCGAGCTCGCGTGCGGAGAGGTGCCAGTTCACCGCGCACAGCACCAGACCGGTACGCCAGCACGCCCAGGCGATCTCGCCCCACCGCAGGTCGTTGGGCAGGGCGATGACGACCCGGTCGCCCTCGACCAGACCCGCACGGCGCAGCCAGGTGGCGAGCCGGGCACTGCGGTCGGCCAGCTCGGCGTAGGTCTGGGTGGCGCCGCTGCCCGCCAGGACCATCGCGGGACGGTCGGGAGCCGCGGCGGCGTGGACGGGGGGGTACATGGTGGTCGCTCCTTCGGTCGTTCTCGGTCGTGCGGCCGGGCCGTGGGTCGGGACGGTCAGGTGGGCTGTTCGAGCAGGCGCTCGCGCAGCCGCTCGACCTCGGCGGGGCCGATCCCGTGCGCGGCCAGCAGCCCGAGCACGCCCCCGAACTCGGTGTCGACCGCGGCCAGGAACCGGCGCATGGAGACCGGATCGGTCTCGTACGCCTCGGGCGGGAACGCGGCGACCGCCGCGCCGTAGGTGGCCATACTCCGCAGCCGCTCCATGCCCGCCCGAGCGCCTGCAGGGTCGGCCGCGTACTCGGCGACCACATCCTCCCGGGGAACCCCGAGCGCCTCGAGGACGACGGCGATCGCGACACCCGTGCGGTCCCGGCCCACGCTGCAGTGGACGAGGGCGGGCCCCGTCGCCGCGGCGAGCTCGCCGACCACCCCGGCGACCGCCTCCGGTGAGGCACGGACGTAGGTGAGGTAGGTGCTGACCATGGGGTCGTCGGGGTCCATGACCCCGACCGAGCTGTCGCCGACGAGCGCTCCCACCTCGAAGGGCAGGTGCCGGTGGCGGTGCGGGAGCGGGCCCAGCGGGCCGCGTCCCTCCCGTTCGAGCTCATGGGGCAACCGCAGGTCGATCACGGTGCGGACGCCCAGGACCTCGACGAGGTGCCGGGCTCCCGCATCGCTCAGGAACTGTGGTGTGTCGCTGCGGAAGAGCAGCCCGCGGCGCACCCGGCGGCCGTCCGCCGCCGGCAGTCCAGCGACCTCGCGAAAATGCAGCAGCCCCGCCGTCGGGCTCAACACGTGCGGTTCACGACGACCGGCATCCGCTTGATCCCCGCGAACATGCTCGCCTCCAGGCGCTGCGGCGGGGCCGCCAGCCGGACGTCCAGCCCGCGGTCCAGCATCTGTCCGAACAAGGCACTCACCTCGGCACGCGCGAGATGGGCGCCCATGCAGAAGTGCACTCCCCAGCCGAAGGTGAGGTGCTCGTTGGGGGTCCGTCCGACGTGGAACCGGTCGGGGTCGGCGAAGACCCGCTCGTCCCGGTTGGCACTGCCGAACCACAGCACGACCTTCTGCCCCGGTTCGATCGTGCGGCCGTGCCAGTCGACGGGAGCGAGGGCGGTGCGGCGCATGAACGCCACCGGCGAGACCCAGCGGAACATCTCCTCCACGGTCGAGGGGAGCAGCGTCCGGTCGGCCTGCAGCCGCGCCCACTCGTCGGGGAATCGGTCGAAACCGTCGACGGCGCCGGAGATCAGGTGTCGGGTCGTCTCGTTGCCCGCGGCCATGAGCACGATGTAGTAGGCCGCGAGCTGTTCCCAGCTCAGTGGCTCGCCGTCGACCTCGCCGTGGACGAGCACCGACACGAGGTCGTCCTGCGGGTCCGCGCGGCGCTTGGCCGAGAGGTCCTTGAAGTAGGCGAACAGCTCCTCGCGGGCGGTCTCGCGCTGCTCGTCGGTGGTGACGTACTCGGGGTCCTGGATGTGGGCGACGTTGCTGAGCTCGGCCAGGGTCGCGCAGTCCTCCGCGGGCACGCCGAGGACACGGGCGAGGACGCGGATCGGCAGGTTCGCGGAGACGGCGTGGACGAACTCGACCTCGCCTGCCGCCTCGACCTCGTCGAGCAGCCGGGACACGGACTCGGCGATCGAGGCCTGCCAGCGCTTGATCTTCACCGCGCGCAGGTAGGGGATGGCGATTCGGCGGAGCTTGCCGTGCTCGGGCTCGTCCATGTTGTGCAGGCTGTGCAGCTTGCCCTCGACGCGGCGCTCGGCGAGCTGCGTGCCCTCCGCGCTGGAGAGCCGTTCGTGGTCGGTCGCTCCGTCTCGGACGTCGGCGTAGCGGGTCAGCGACCAGAAGCCGCGGCCGCCGTCGGTCTCCTCGTTCCAGTGGAGCGGGTCGTGGTCCCGCAGCGCGCGGAACAGTTCGTGCTGGGTGCCCGCCACGAAGGGCCGCATGTCCGTGAGGTCGATGCCCTCGGCCGACCCGACATCCACTGTCATCGCATCTCCTGCTCTCTCAAGCGTGGACCGGCACGCCCCGGGGCGGGGGCGCGCCGGTCCTCCATCGGTCGGGTCAGCCCTGTTCGGGCACGGGCACACCCCACGAGCCCGTGAGGAACAACCGCGGGATCATCTCGGTCGCGACGCCGCTGACGATGCGGTCGTAGACGGCCGCGGCCTCGGGGTGGACCTCGAAGAGGCCGTGCTCGGCGACCAGCTCGTCGTAGACCCCGGCCGCGCGGGCGAACGGGAGCATGAAGCCCGCGGTGTACACCTTGGCGCCCGCCAACACCTTCTCGCGGTGATCCATGCCCGCGATGTGCCGGTAGAGCGCGGCCGACGCGGACTCCACCCGCTGACGCATCTCCGCCATGTCCGCCACCGACAGCGCCTGCACCTCGGTGGCCGGGGTGTCCCAGTGCTGCCGGGTGTAGACCGAGACACCGGCGAGGTGCTGGAGGTAGTTCGTGGGCTCGGTGAACATCGTCGACAGGTCGGTGACCTTGACCTCGAGCCCGCTGTCCGGCTTGAACGCCATCGCCATCGTGATCGAGTACGGCAGGTCGCCGGAGAGCTCGGACCACTCGAAGGCCGGCTCGTTGACGAAGAGGTCGCGGACCACGACGAATCCGCCGTCGGGCAGCGGGTAGGGGCCGCTGTCTCCCAGACCGAGCCGGTTGTCGAAGTGGTGCAGGAAGCCCAGCAGTTCCGCGGACGCGTTGAACTTCTGGAAGGCGGAGCGGGCGTCCGCGTCCGCCAGGGGGATCCGGTCGGCGGCGAAGCGGTCCAGCCACTGGTCGTTCAGCAAGGGTGCGTGGTAGTCGCGCATCGAGGTGAACATGCCGCCCTCACCCCAGATGCCCTGGTAGATCCGGCGCACGGTCGTGGCGCTCGGGAGGAGGTCGGCCGCGCCGCGGTGCTCGTCGTGCAGCCCCATCTCCACCGCGATCCCGCGGCCGAAGAACGGCGCGGTGAGTGCGGCCCAGGCGTGCAGCAGGTTGACCTTCGTACCGATCTCGCGCTGCGCCACGGCGCCGAGGTCGGCCACGCCCTCGGCTCCGACCTTCGCCTCGATGACCGACAGCCAGCCCGGGTGCCGGAACCAGGAGTTCAGGATGCCCAGCGCCTCGTACTCCTGGCGCGGGATCAGGCCGGACTCGCCTTCGGTCGCCCGGGCGGCGAGCGCGTCCCACTCGTTCCACGTCAGGTAGGTGAGGATGTCGTTGACCTCGGTGACCGTCAGCGGCTGACCGACGCTCTCGTCGGTCAGCTCCAGGACCTTCGTGTTCAGCCGCGACCGCATGATCGCGTCGCCCTCGGCCCCGTGCGGGACCTCACCGCCGAACTTCTCCAGCAGCAGCTGGATCTGGGCAAGCTGCTCGGGGGTCATCCCGGGGCCTGCCTCGGCGACCGGCTCGTCGGACACCGGAGCACCGATCTCGACGCTCACCGTGGCCTTGGGCCGGGTCGTCGAGTCGAGCCTGATCCGGGTGCCGTCCGCGGGCACGACCTCGCCGCGCGAGGTCCGCACGCCCTTGTCGAACGCGACGGACATGACGCAGGGGATCCCGTACTCGCGGCTCACGATGCCGAGGTGGCTCTCCGGGGCGCCTTGCAGCGTCACGATCCCGCAGATTCCGGCGGTCAGCGCCGGGGTCAGGAAGGTCGTGGTGCCACCCCGAACGATCACGACGACGTCGGTGACGTCGTCCTCCTCCTCGACGAAGTCGAGGACCTCGTCGGGCGAGTCCAACCACTTGACCCGTCCCTCGACGGCGGGGGTCTCGTGGACGTTGAGCCCGATACCCACGGGTTCGTACGCGACATCCACGCCTGTGGCGTCGGTCATGGCAACCTCCATTGGTCGACAGGTGGTCATCGGCGCCCTACCGGTCCCGATCCTCGGACGCGAGGCCGTGACGCACCTCTCTCCCGAGGGGTGCTTTTCTCCCCCCGACTCAGCCCTTCAGCGCGCGGAAGCGGGCGGCGGCGTCCGCGCGGTTGGCCGCTCC is from Pseudonocardia autotrophica and encodes:
- a CDS encoding AMP-binding protein, giving the protein MSDRYSAVEVQENYDSGCWSTETFGALLDRQAGRRGEATFVTDGTQSLTYRELRDRSAQLAVGLRDRGVSPGDRVAVQLPNWAEFVLVAAALARLGAIMVPIMPIYRRDEVGYVLDDAEVSAVVTPASFKGFDHLAMFRDLARDRPSLHTLLVVRADVQPAEPAVTLDAVTADVDPAEALASLGTPVTADDPFVIVYTSGTTARPKGCVHTFNTYAAGARMLNEAFAVTASDVGFSPSPITHTTGLVTGVLMPLLAGGATHVMAEWEPCRGLEEIARHRCSLSVTATTFLQMALSAFDPAEHDASSLRVWVCAGAPIPGSVVERARALLPSAKILSLYGRSENLTTTACTVDDDPERSLTSDGASLPHAAVRVVDETGAELPTGEEGDIAYRGPNHMLGYLGLPRETAELYTPDGFSRSGDLGRSDADGYVRVTGRTKDIVIRGGMNISVREVEDLLAEHPAVGAAAVVGMPDARLGERVCCYVVPADPADPPSLESLRRYLHERGVAVQKTPERVETVTELPTTATGKIQKHLLRKDIARKLEQVPAT
- a CDS encoding PEP/pyruvate-binding domain-containing protein yields the protein MPSPAAPPLAGTVFAFHHDHGVPARTLTELLGGKGAGLAEMTTALGLPVPPGFTITVDTCRRYLADGWPADLDALVEEHIARLGESLGRRFGDPADPLLLAVRSGAPRSMPGMLDTVLNLGLNDQTVEGLAKAAGDERFAWDCYRRFVRMYATTVLNAEDLGEEAPADDVAALRAEIARVHGVVDIPQDPRAQLRGAVEAVFRSCGSERAAAYQRRERIPGPLATAVNVQAMVFGNRGGESGTGVVFTRDPATGQARRYGDYLPRAQGEDVVSGVARTQTIDTLGTDLPRVWAELDGVLDRLEQHYADICDVEFTVEEGRLWVLQTRVGKRSAVAAVRAAVQMAEEADSPLTREQAVARVDAEVRETARQAVLAAACAQHRGEAIATGLGASPGRVSGKAVFSADEAADSGDDEDIVLIRPETSPEDVPGMAVSVGVVTGTGGLVSHAAVVARGWGLPAVVGVETLLIDGSGARTADGRYTIAPGDLVSLDGTTGEVWLGGDPAAAGGTGLDDAAVLAEHLPELAVLESWTSRT
- a CDS encoding FAS1-like dehydratase domain-containing protein, with translation MSGADVILGIGDVVDEVAFTVEEGKIREFARATATTDPIHTDAGAALAAGFAAQPATPTHVVVSGHHRDQQAMVQRLGLALERVLVGGVRWRYHRPLMAGDRLRGVRRLVGDEQVGGRPGRSPMRRLTLRTAFVDADGVTAVEWWETVMERGR
- a CDS encoding MaoC/PaaZ C-terminal domain-containing protein, yielding MTTRGPRPLAVGDAVPEREHGPVTQTDIVRFAGAGGDFNPLHHDSTFTEKAGFDTVIAMGQMQAGMLAGWLTDWCGVEHLRELDVRFRAPVRLGAVLRFTGEVTALTELDGEPVAELVLRAAVGTDEVVRGTALVAQA
- a CDS encoding AMP-binding protein gives rise to the protein MYPRIHAETAPRRPAFVVADTGEQLDWAELDERSAALAAWFRDRGLRPADTVFVLLGNDIRFAEVVWACWRSGLVVAPVHPGLGADELRPMLEDAAPAAVVAHRSDVVRAAGATCPVLLVGPDYAAALRTAAGAPETMGGRLLFSSGTTGRPKPFREEPPGLAPEDVPLRYAAMMTDLRVLPGPGESPPVLFSPGPAYHSAPMAFLQAVHQLGGTVVVTSRFDAEGSLAAMERHGVTHSLWVPTMFVRMLRLPAETRARYDHGAHRVAVHGAAPCPAEVKQAMMDWWGPILYEYYGSSEGYGRTSIGPEEWLAHPGSVGRPKGGGVCIADPAGRALPVGETGQVWLGRADARVPERLTAASAGWGSAGDLGRVDVDGYLYLTGRLGQTIITGGVNVYPREVEDLLALHPAVADVAVYGAADDEFGEQVRAVVAPLGDPPPGLAAELIDYCRARLAHHKCPRQVALVERVPRSDAGKILLGALRAQLDGQA
- a CDS encoding AMP-binding protein; translation: MVTQEPAPLSVHDRYDDESVRRFHERGWWQGGSAGALLDRWADATPDRRFVSDGTVELTYAEVRARSGGLASALLHAGVDPGDRVAMQLPNWAEFVVGYLAVARLGAVLVPIMTVYRQSEVEHVLRDSGAVAAITTGEFRGFDHAEMFRTLRKEIPALGTLVVARGPVQEDELAFDEACAGATADLGPRPDPDLPHLIVYTSGTESTAKGCVHTWNTADFSARGLAVDVFEARPEDVVFMPSPIAHATGLVVGILVPMTVGAEVHLLDVWEPNEGLRRIERYGCTVSATATPFVRMALDAQREARRDLSSMRFWLCAGAPIPEALAVEFDQAFDGGVLMPLYGATEILAGTCCHPGDPLERRAGSDGSAALDGIEITLVGPDGEDVATGAEGEICYFGPGAVLGYWRDPVRTAAAIDSRGRHHTGDLGRLDEHGYLRVSGRLKDIIIRGGTNISAAEVEGHVGAHPAVAQVAVVPYPDVRLGEKACAVVVPVPGERPTLHGLTGFLRGRGISMQKLPEKLVLVEALPMTATGKVQKFRLRDLARES
- a CDS encoding AMP-binding protein, with product MYPPVHAAAAPDRPAMVLAGSGATQTYAELADRSARLATWLRRAGLVEGDRVVIALPNDLRWGEIAWACWRTGLVLCAVNWHLSARELAPLMEDAAPRVVVTSVELAPTLRAAAGDGPRYLVVGESYDAAVAGTQADSELPETMGGRLLFSSGTTGRPKPFEVPPAGRHPEEVPVRSGQMMESLGFEPGACVYLSTGPAYHAAPLGFLQSVHQLGGTVVLMERFDAEDALAAIERHRVTHSQWVPTMFVRLLRLPDEVRERYDLCSHQVAVHGAAPCAPEVKKALIDWWGPIVHEYYGASEGYGRTAITAEEWLAHPGSVGRSVGGALHVTDEEGRDLPTGEVGTVWFVKPDADEPVRSADGAADLASTRGWGAVGDLGRLDADGYLYLTGRKGQTIISGGVNIYPREIEDVLVLHPAVADVAVIGVPEEEFGEQVKGVVGVAAGYEPTPELAAALISYCRDHLASFKCPRSIDFVERVPRSDAGKILMAELRGRYHAVTSR